Genomic window (Alteromonas pelagimontana):
ACAAGGCGTTCCCCGATGCGGCGATAGTCCTCTGAGTAGCCATGATCCACAGGTCCCCGGTTGAGCCACGACTGTGTAAATTGAGCCTCCAGTTCACTAGCACTTGGCGTGGATTCGCTGTGCTTCTGTCCCAACCAATCCAGCACATCGTACACCGCACTGTGCATTTGCATGAAAGCACTCTCGGTACGTTTACCCGCCAAGGCCAAAGCGTGGGTGTAGAGAAACCGCCGGGGGCAGCGGTCATACAAACTGAGCTGTTTTTCGCTAATCAGCAGTGCTTCTTCATCGAGGCTTAAGATCTCGGGTTCCACTGGGTTGATACTGAGCCGAGCAGGATTGTTCTGCTGCTGGATAACAGAGGCAATACGGTCGATGTATTTTGATCGACTGCGTTTTGTTTTTCCATCGCTTTGTACAGAGGAGGCATAAAGCAACAACTCATTTTGTGCCCGTGAAGTGGCCACAAAGAACTTACACTCTTCCTCTTCCTCGTGCCCGGCCTTAATAGCCTCAAGCCCCGTTAAACCCTCTGCTCCTTCGAGCAGTCCATCGGGGGGTACGCAGCGCGGCGGCCTGTTGCTACCCGGCAATCCTGTGGAGATCATTCCAGGGAGGTGCACCACCTTGAATTCCAAACCTTTGCTGGCATGTATAGTCATTAAGCGAACGCCATTGATGCTTTGCGTCGCCTGAGGGAGTTGACGCATTTCGCGGTCTTCGGAGAGCAGCACAATGCGGCGAATGCGCGACAGCAGCCTATCAACTGGCAATCCGCTGCTATTGATGGGCTTGCGGGCAAAGTTCAAAAGTTGCCATAGAGCGATTCCCTTCAATTGGCCTTGTAGGTCATTGGCCATGGCCGACTGCTTTGCCCAGCCCAATCGATCAATGACAAGGCTTGCCAACACCGGCCAGGGGTTGGCATTAGTGGGAACATCGCTCAAAGCCGCCGATAGACGTTTGAGACTTTTGCTGGCTTGTTCATCTAAACCGGGCACATCATCTATCAGTGCTCCCCAACCCAAGGGATCGGGATCAGCTTCGCGCAGGTGTTGCTGTAACGCAGTAATGTGTTCTAAGTGAACTGTGTAACCGGGAAGTGTCGCCGCCCGCACCAAGCCAGTAGCTCGCCGGTCGGTCACTAACGACAGCAATGACAACAGATCCTTAATTTCTTCACGTTCGAACAGGCTGCCTAAATACAACACCGGCAGGCCGAGGGCTTCAAGACTGGCAGCGATTTCGCTCAAGCGGTTGTTGGAAGTACAGAGTATCGCCTGATCTTTGTATTCGACACCCTGACTTTTCTTCTCCATTATCGCTGCAGCGAGTACCGCAATTTCGTCATCAGGGGTGGTAGCCACACGTAATTCAGGCCGTTTTCCCAATGAGCCATGATGAGCTTGGAGCTGCAAAGGTAAAGCCCCTTGAGAGGCTCTCATGTTCGTCGAAAAGTGTCGGTAGAGATCGACAATTTCACTCGAGGAGCGGTAATTTATATCCAGTCCCGCTACTTGTGCACCGGGAAAGTCCTCAGTAAATCGCTTCATATTGATCGAGGAAGCGCCTCGAAAACGGTAGATGGATTGGCGCGAATCTCCGACGACCCAAAGCTGTTTGCCTTCTCCCGCAATGGCCTTAATCAAGCGCACTGAGGCGCGGTTAACATCCTGGTACTCGTCCACTAAAATGTGTTTGTGGCGTGATGCGAGCAGTTGTTGAACTTCTGGCTCTGATTCCACCAAACGCACAGGAAGTGAAACTAGATCGCCAAAATCAACGCTGTCGGTACGTTGCAACAAAGTCTCATAAACTTGATATAACTCAGCTACATCAAGACATTTTTCAGCGCGTTCACGCTGCTTATCAGCAACGTCGCCAGGCGGTAACTCTCGAGAAGTATCAAGCATAGCCGCTGTTAATGCTCGATATTCAGTGGCATTCACGACTTCGTCCTTCGCTCGCGAGATGGCCGAGAGCATGTCGCCCAAATCCAGGGTTGGATCGTAGAGATTGCGAAAGTGCGTGAGTGGAAGCCGTGCTATTTCATCTTCAAGCAGTTCAATAGCTTCGTAGCGCGAAATCACCTTAGGGTTTTCAGATAATCCCAACCGGTCATGAAAGCGGTGCACAATATCCAGTCCGAAAGAGTGGAAGGTACCCAACCATAGTGTCGCCACTGCCTCTGGGAACCTAGCGGCTATGCGCTCGCGCAACTCGCCAGCGGCCTTGTTGGAAAAGGTCAACACCAAGATAGCCCCAGGATCTACCCCTTCTTCCAGCAAAGACTCAATGCGATGCACCAGAGTGCGAGTTTTACCGGTGCCCGGCCCCGCTTGGAGTTGAAAGGCACTGCCACGGTGTAAAGCGGCGTTGCGTTGGGAAGCATCCAAACCGACCGGTGTAGCTGCGGACTCTGTGAGTGGTGGCGAAATGGGAGGCAGCAGCAGCGCATCAAGCAGCTGCTGTTGAATCACACTCAACGGAGCTTTTAATCGACCAGCGATTTCCTCAGAAGACAACTGTTCGTCTATGTGCCAGCATCTTGCCACACTGCGCGGCAGCAGCAATTCGCGAGCAAAAAGATCCATAACGATCTCGCGCCGCTCGTGGCTGCCATAGTCAACCACTCGATCGGCACCAACGGCAGGTGCTTCGGCAGAACGGTCGGGATCGATTTCCTCAGCAAGGTCATTCTGTGCAGGACCTTCTAACTCCAAATGGCCAATCTCATGAGCGATTAAAAAGGCTTTGTCAAAATCACTGCCCACGTCTTCGTAGAGAATCATCCCTGCTTGGCTGTCGTAGAGGGCTCTCCCACCTTTAAGCTGGGGATCTCCCTGGGCAAGTGGATAAACATCTATTCCGCGCCGCTCTGCCTCATCCGTGACAAAAGACAACAACGCACTGGTATCACTGCCCCGAGCACAAGCTGCCTGATGCAGCTCAGCCGCCTTTTGTCGAGCCGCTTCGATGGCGTCCATATTACTAGTCCTTCATGTCCCTCAATACTGCTTGTTGTGCTTCGCTTAATGCAGAACTTGTCAGCGCCTCTTCAAAAGTGATTTTGTCACCCGCCTCAGGCTTCCCCGAAGCCTTGTGCTTCAGACCTGAAGCAACAATAGGTGGGGCCTCTAAGGCGCTTATCAGCCCCTCAAGTGGCATTGTCAGTGCCTGTGCAACTGCGGACAAGAATCGCTCGGGAATAGTGGTCACCTGGATAGAACAATCTCTTAAGCGGGATAAGAACAGGCGGTTAACATTCAACTCACTGGCAAGTTCACGAAAACGCTCATCGCTTAGATTTGACAGAGGATTACCTATTGGTCGCGAAGTTGTCGAGGCGGGGTCGGTAGGACTCAACAAGGATTGAAATTTGGACCACGCCTGTCTGGACTTGTCGCCTGGAAGCTTCTCGGCAGCCACTTCATCAAACTTCGGAGCCGTAAAAATCTCAATGGACAGATCAATGAGCGCTTCGCGATACTGGGGATAGCTCTTCAGATAGCTCGCCAAGGTGTCAGTATTGGGGTTCGATTCTGCTGAGAACGCGTGTAATACGTCTTCTTTTGACGCTTTAGATGTAATGTTCATTGTAGCTCCTCCGCCTGCAACACGACTCGCAGTTTTTCGATAGCACGATTTAACCGGTTACGCACCGTTCTTTCCGTGCATTCTAATACTTTCGCAATGGTCTCGACTTCCGGGTCTTGTGACTCGATCGGCATTCCCTGCCACCGCAACCCAAATGCACGTCGTTCATCCTCCGGTAGTTCATTAATCGCGTCCACTAGCCGCGACCGGAAAGCGACATCGTCTATTATTGACGGATTTGGATTAATAAATTCAGCAGCGGCAATATCAACTTCGTGACTGACTTCCTCCCCGTTGTCGCTCTCCTCCGTCAATGGTCTAGCATTGTTCAGGGGATCAGTTTTGCGGGCTGGGCCATGTTTTCTCAATACATCCGTACGCAATTTGCTCAGAGCGTCATTAAAATTGACCTCCCAATAGTACATTTTTTCCTCCTGAGAGCCTCGATCCTTCGCAATCATTTCTATGATCTGCTCGGAAAGCTCTTCTCGGATAGATGCGGCGTGATCAATCCAGGCACCAGACACTACTTTCTGCAACACGACTTCAAGCCGTCCATAAAAGGTGCAAAAAATAGGCTCTAGGTACTTTGGGCCCAACTCTAGCTCAGTGTGACGCAGAAAGTAAATTAACACTTCAAACGGCACAGCATGCTGGGTGCATGTTAGACGTTCCACCAACTGACCGGGTGCGAGATCATCCAGTGCGCTTAGCGCCTGTTCAATTTCAGCGCGCCGGTGGTAAGGCTCACCTTCTCGCGTTGTTTTCTTTAGCGGTATTACCATCCTTGAATTTCTCTTAATATCTAATCATGTACATAACAAATTTATTATCTCTTGATATTTCTTTATTCGTAAATGGGAAATTCTAGGGATAGCGTCAATAATGCCCATTTTAGGTCGAAAATCGACTATATCTAGCTCAAATCTTTAACCTACTCGCTGTTGCTGAAAAGGTACAGTTTTAAATGTTTTTTGGAAAGTTAAGGGTGATAAAGGCTCAACGGAATACCGAAGCGAAAGTCAGCAATTCGCTCATTGATACCCTTAAAAACGTAATGAGCCAACGACCGCTGTACGTACTGAGCTGCCCTACAGAGAGCCTTGATGGGCATCAAAAGACAAAGAGCGGACGTCCAATGATGTGATATCTGCTTATTGCTTTTGTTATAAGTTGATATCGGAATTTATTGGCAGTCTTTGATTTTAAGAAGATAACCTGGACCAGTCTATTTTGTCCTTATAGCTTTGTGGTTGCTGATCAATCGATTGCATTACTTTTTCAAGTATCGTAGCTGCCGAGGTGCCTTTCTCTCGTTCTTGAGCAATCAAAATTTCATTTCGTTTAAGCAATGATTCGTTCTGGCTAGCAAAGAGAACTTCACTTGCATCAGTTACTGGCTGACCAGTTCTAGTGTATGTTGCTCCGTTACCTGTAGCCGGATTCAAACTAGAGATATCGATTAAAGGGTTATTAAGTCCGTATGTAAAAGCCGCAAGCATTTCTTCGGCTTTTTGATTGCTTTGATTGGCTACTTGCATCACAAAACTATTCGAAAACTCTCTGCCTTTTTCCTTCGCAGCCAGATCTAGCGCTGGCTTTGAAAGTATGACTGTATCTCCTTGGCTTGTAGGCGCTTCATCAACGACATTTTGGGGCTTTGTTTCAGACTGCTTATATGTTTGTATGGGAGACGTTGCGTAACTGGATGATATGAGCATAATTTTGCCGAACTATTAATTGATGATAATAAAGAGCAATTCTTAGACCAAAACTGAACAGTATTCATTTCAGAAAAGTGCATTTTTCTTCAATAACAGATAGCTTAAAGGTTATGATTATGAGGCTTTCATCCGACTTACCACCATTAAACTACTGATAACTTAATACGGCTTTACCGGAACTGTAATAAGGCTATTTGTGCAAAACTAGCTTTGTTCGCGCGGTTTAACCGAAGAGACGCTTTTAGATTCTTGAAGTTATCCAACTGATTAACGTCGAGGCAATACTTTTCCGTTTGACGGCAGGCATTGTCCTTCTGAGATTCGATAGCTCCCTCGACCCTATTGTTTGATGTTTCGCACCTGAACGACCGCAATACGTACAAAGCAGACACTTAAAACTGCCAAATAACCAGAATTCTCGGTATTATTCTGATATTTCCTTACCAAAACACGCTACTGTTGTATCGCCAGAGTCTTGAGAGTCCGCGACAACCCCCCTCCCAACTCACAACGCTATTCTCTTGACCTAGAACACCTCGGCAACCCGAATTCTTGACCAAATTTAACTTAAGCCTGCTCCAGTTTCGCGTATGCCAGTACTAGCCATTTGCTACCAAAGTCGTCAAAGTTAACCTGCACCCGGGCGTGATCGCCAGAGCCTTCGTAGTTGAGCACAATACCCTCGCCGAACTTTCTATGCGCCACGCGCTGGCCGAGGGTGAACCCGCTGTTTTCAAATGCTTCATGGGATGTTGCGCGACTAAAACGATTGTGCACGGGGCGGGAGATAGTAGA
Coding sequences:
- a CDS encoding ATP-dependent helicase; the encoded protein is MDAIEAARQKAAELHQAACARGSDTSALLSFVTDEAERRGIDVYPLAQGDPQLKGGRALYDSQAGMILYEDVGSDFDKAFLIAHEIGHLELEGPAQNDLAEEIDPDRSAEAPAVGADRVVDYGSHERREIVMDLFARELLLPRSVARCWHIDEQLSSEEIAGRLKAPLSVIQQQLLDALLLPPISPPLTESAATPVGLDASQRNAALHRGSAFQLQAGPGTGKTRTLVHRIESLLEEGVDPGAILVLTFSNKAAGELRERIAARFPEAVATLWLGTFHSFGLDIVHRFHDRLGLSENPKVISRYEAIELLEDEIARLPLTHFRNLYDPTLDLGDMLSAISRAKDEVVNATEYRALTAAMLDTSRELPPGDVADKQRERAEKCLDVAELYQVYETLLQRTDSVDFGDLVSLPVRLVESEPEVQQLLASRHKHILVDEYQDVNRASVRLIKAIAGEGKQLWVVGDSRQSIYRFRGASSINMKRFTEDFPGAQVAGLDINYRSSSEIVDLYRHFSTNMRASQGALPLQLQAHHGSLGKRPELRVATTPDDEIAVLAAAIMEKKSQGVEYKDQAILCTSNNRLSEIAASLEALGLPVLYLGSLFEREEIKDLLSLLSLVTDRRATGLVRAATLPGYTVHLEHITALQQHLREADPDPLGWGALIDDVPGLDEQASKSLKRLSAALSDVPTNANPWPVLASLVIDRLGWAKQSAMANDLQGQLKGIALWQLLNFARKPINSSGLPVDRLLSRIRRIVLLSEDREMRQLPQATQSINGVRLMTIHASKGLEFKVVHLPGMISTGLPGSNRPPRCVPPDGLLEGAEGLTGLEAIKAGHEEEEECKFFVATSRAQNELLLYASSVQSDGKTKRSRSKYIDRIASVIQQQNNPARLSINPVEPEILSLDEEALLISEKQLSLYDRCPRRFLYTHALALAGKRTESAFMQMHSAVYDVLDWLGQKHSESTPSASELEAQFTQSWLNRGPVDHGYSEDYRRIGERLVQYLIETRQGRQLIKPEVLQVSFPEGEISVLPDEMTLDTDGKYSIRRIKSGKKGNDEFDRLEYTLLLEAAERKFGHGTRVEAVHLAGETQEQVAVTDRKKSARLSKTQSAMGAIAQGQFPAKPENRTCPRCPSFFICGKVPAGKICIKK
- a CDS encoding RNA polymerase sigma factor → MVIPLKKTTREGEPYHRRAEIEQALSALDDLAPGQLVERLTCTQHAVPFEVLIYFLRHTELELGPKYLEPIFCTFYGRLEVVLQKVVSGAWIDHAASIREELSEQIIEMIAKDRGSQEEKMYYWEVNFNDALSKLRTDVLRKHGPARKTDPLNNARPLTEESDNGEEVSHEVDIAAAEFINPNPSIIDDVAFRSRLVDAINELPEDERRAFGLRWQGMPIESQDPEVETIAKVLECTERTVRNRLNRAIEKLRVVLQAEELQ